A single Tenacibaculum sp. 190524A02b DNA region contains:
- a CDS encoding NUDIX domain-containing protein has product MKEIDKIAFIETKEGKVLSTRSKGKIKYYIPGGKRELGETDEETLVREIKEELDVDIKKETIEYVGTFKAQSDGAKEGVLVKMICYKADYEGGLKPASEIEEVKWLDFKDLNIISEVDKKIFKFLKEKGTLV; this is encoded by the coding sequence ATGAAAGAGATTGATAAAATAGCATTTATAGAAACTAAAGAAGGAAAGGTATTAAGTACAAGGTCTAAAGGAAAAATAAAATATTATATACCCGGAGGGAAAAGAGAGTTAGGAGAAACTGATGAAGAAACCTTAGTTAGGGAAATTAAAGAAGAGTTAGACGTAGATATAAAAAAAGAAACAATTGAGTATGTAGGTACATTTAAAGCACAATCTGATGGAGCAAAAGAAGGTGTTTTAGTAAAAATGATTTGCTACAAAGCAGATTATGAAGGAGGTTTAAAGCCAGCTAGTGAGATTGAAGAAGTAAAATGGTTAGATTTTAAAGATTTAAATATTATTTCTGAAGTAGATAAAAAGATTTTTAAGTTTTTAAAAGAAAAAGGAACGTTAGTATAA
- the der gene encoding ribosome biogenesis GTPase Der: MSNIIAIVGRPNVGKSTLFNRLVKRREAIVDSVSGVTRDRHYGKSEWNGKEFSVIDTGGYVIGSDDIFEGEIRKQVQLAIDEADIIVFVVDVEQGITPMDDAVARILRQVKKPLFMAVNKVDNAMRDADAVEFYNLGLGDYYTISSINGSGTGELLDAITEAMPDPSDDEEAKDELPRFAVVGRPNAGKSSFINALIGEDRNIVTNIAGTTRDSIDTKYNRFGFEFNLVDTAGIRKKSKVKEDLEFYSVMRAVRAIEHSDVAILVIDATRGFEGQDEKIFWLAEKNRKGVVILVNKWDLIEKETNTMRDFEAEVRRKIAPFTDVPIIFTSVLTKQRIFKAIETAVEVFENRKRRIQTSKLNETMLEIMQHNPPPATKGKFIKIKYCMQLPTHTPQFAFFANLPQYIKDPYKRYVENQLREHYNFNGVPISIYFRQK, encoded by the coding sequence ATGAGTAATATTATAGCTATTGTTGGAAGACCAAACGTAGGTAAATCAACCTTATTTAATCGTTTAGTTAAACGTCGTGAAGCCATTGTAGATTCTGTAAGTGGAGTTACAAGAGATAGACATTATGGGAAATCTGAATGGAATGGAAAGGAATTTTCTGTTATTGATACTGGTGGGTATGTTATTGGTTCTGATGACATTTTTGAAGGAGAAATTAGAAAACAAGTTCAGTTAGCAATTGACGAAGCTGATATTATTGTTTTTGTAGTTGATGTAGAACAAGGTATCACACCAATGGATGATGCAGTTGCTAGAATTTTACGCCAAGTAAAGAAACCATTATTTATGGCTGTTAACAAAGTAGATAACGCCATGCGTGATGCAGATGCTGTTGAGTTTTACAACTTAGGTTTAGGGGATTACTACACAATATCATCTATAAACGGAAGTGGTACTGGTGAGTTACTAGACGCTATTACTGAAGCTATGCCAGATCCTAGTGATGATGAGGAAGCTAAAGATGAATTACCAAGATTTGCTGTTGTTGGAAGACCTAACGCAGGAAAATCATCTTTTATAAATGCTTTAATTGGTGAGGATAGAAATATTGTAACTAATATTGCTGGAACTACTCGTGATTCTATTGATACTAAGTATAATCGTTTTGGTTTTGAATTTAACTTAGTAGATACTGCTGGGATTAGAAAAAAATCTAAAGTAAAAGAAGATTTAGAATTTTACTCTGTAATGAGAGCTGTTAGAGCTATTGAACACTCTGATGTTGCTATTTTAGTAATTGACGCTACCAGAGGCTTTGAAGGACAAGATGAAAAAATATTTTGGTTAGCGGAAAAAAACCGAAAAGGTGTAGTTATTCTAGTTAATAAATGGGATTTAATAGAAAAGGAAACCAATACTATGCGTGACTTTGAAGCTGAAGTACGTAGAAAAATTGCTCCTTTTACAGATGTACCTATCATATTTACTTCTGTACTAACCAAACAACGTATTTTTAAAGCTATTGAAACGGCTGTAGAAGTTTTTGAAAATAGAAAACGTCGTATTCAAACTAGTAAGTTAAACGAAACGATGTTAGAGATTATGCAACATAATCCGCCTCCAGCTACCAAAGGAAAATTTATTAAAATAAAATACTGTATGCAATTACCAACGCATACGCCTCAATTTGCTTTTTTTGCTAATTTACCTCAATACATAAAAGATCCTTATAAACGTTATGTTGAAAATCAGTTACGTGAGCATTATAACTTTAACGGAGTACCCATTAGTATTTATTTTAGACAAAAATAA
- a CDS encoding T9SS type A sorting domain-containing protein, translating to MIKQLKLKKVLAIIILFVGGAAQAQLGTEIKIDNKHTFINTINNIRNARKVAVNNKETHMLLRYNRGFGAYTYFQMRVKDFYIIGHGQAIGKNTPNIIPYPEHEIRYPAVLPTVHGLGGIKNALLNPAPANSAHIVALVFAESVRSDAMRNYVGRSYSSASIMYAPLRPIVTNWNQISLFFKIDVFNNNFRPLKDVDYIQYYKSTGKPHDLGEALKFLGDLNSKRTSISKKVKEESFFKVFNASGENIIKTIEPNTSVKIYSITGQKIYDKQIIGNSREVLPLSIKPGAYIFNVTSKGKVESKQVVLP from the coding sequence ATGATAAAACAACTAAAATTAAAAAAAGTATTAGCTATAATAATCCTTTTTGTAGGAGGAGCTGCACAAGCTCAACTAGGAACAGAAATAAAGATTGATAATAAACATACCTTTATTAATACAATTAATAATATTCGTAATGCAAGAAAAGTAGCTGTAAACAATAAAGAAACACATATGTTATTGCGTTACAATAGAGGCTTTGGAGCGTATACGTATTTTCAAATGCGCGTAAAAGATTTTTATATCATTGGGCATGGTCAAGCAATAGGTAAGAATACGCCTAATATTATTCCTTATCCAGAACATGAAATAAGATACCCTGCAGTTTTACCAACCGTGCATGGTTTAGGAGGAATTAAAAATGCGTTATTAAACCCTGCTCCAGCTAATAGCGCTCATATAGTAGCTTTAGTATTTGCTGAATCTGTCCGTTCAGATGCGATGAGAAATTATGTAGGAAGAAGTTATAGTTCAGCTAGTATTATGTATGCTCCTTTAAGACCTATAGTAACCAATTGGAATCAAATTTCATTGTTTTTTAAAATAGATGTTTTCAATAACAACTTTAGACCTTTAAAAGATGTAGATTATATACAGTATTATAAATCAACAGGCAAGCCCCATGATTTGGGAGAAGCACTGAAGTTTCTGGGGGATTTAAATTCTAAAAGAACAAGTATTTCTAAAAAAGTGAAAGAAGAAAGTTTTTTTAAAGTATTTAATGCTTCAGGAGAAAATATAATTAAAACAATTGAACCTAATACTAGTGTTAAAATATATTCTATAACAGGACAAAAAATATATGATAAACAAATAATAGGTAATAGTAGAGAAGTATTGCCCTTATCAATAAAACCTGGAGCTTATATATTTAATGTAACAAGTAAAGGCAAAGTTGAAAGCAAGCAAGTTGTATTACCATAA
- a CDS encoding CPBP family intramembrane glutamic endopeptidase — protein sequence MDIHIILIYGALLLSVISTWIPYKLFKQIPLWLFFLTISFSTAITFKVASLFSLVYTLIFGVSVYSYYKQKNFLLFFIVLALAIPLMLHNPELGFNNYQYLSNLSLTSDSVPYNLYFNLDKTLIGIFVIAFSVNYIKFNISQILRFVLLFLFFKVLLFFALAIILGYSKFEPKLPYFTPIWVLVNLFSTCLAEEALFRGVIQQKISSTLKGKYASMVSILIASLLFGIAHYKGGFIYVILATVAGGFYGYIYYKTKRIESSILLHFAFNFIHFLFFTYPALK from the coding sequence ATGGATATACATATTATTCTAATTTACGGAGCTTTATTGTTGAGTGTTATTTCTACATGGATTCCTTATAAACTATTTAAACAAATTCCATTGTGGTTGTTTTTTTTAACCATTTCATTTAGTACAGCAATAACTTTTAAAGTAGCTTCATTGTTTTCATTAGTTTATACATTAATCTTTGGAGTATCAGTGTATAGCTACTATAAACAAAAGAATTTTTTATTGTTTTTTATAGTGTTAGCATTAGCAATTCCCTTAATGCTTCATAATCCAGAGCTTGGTTTTAATAATTATCAGTATTTAAGTAATCTATCTTTAACAAGTGATTCAGTGCCCTATAATTTATATTTTAATTTAGATAAAACTTTAATAGGAATATTTGTAATCGCTTTTAGTGTTAATTATATAAAGTTTAATATTTCACAAATACTAAGGTTTGTGTTACTGTTTTTGTTTTTTAAAGTGCTGTTGTTTTTTGCGCTTGCAATTATATTGGGGTATTCTAAATTTGAACCTAAATTACCGTATTTTACACCTATTTGGGTTTTAGTTAATTTATTTTCTACATGTTTAGCAGAAGAGGCTTTGTTTAGAGGGGTAATACAGCAAAAAATAAGCAGTACCTTAAAAGGTAAGTATGCTTCTATGGTAAGCATATTAATAGCCTCATTATTATTTGGTATTGCTCATTATAAAGGAGGTTTTATATATGTGATATTAGCTACAGTAGCAGGAGGTTTTTACGGATATATTTATTACAAAACTAAAAGAATAGAAAGCTCAATACTTTTACATTTTGCATTTAATTTTATTCATTTTTTATTCTTTACCTACCCAGCTTTAAAATAG
- a CDS encoding AraC family transcriptional regulator, whose amino-acid sequence MTKNVITKLEDELKQFKSLNNPALFNFFMAKTSSYTEEAAEVKNVLNKIDKPDSLDEVNLNSSIYVKGYQSELIEKVVKILEQNITEDISVEFIAEELNMTRHTFLRRMKKITNYTAIGFIKHYRLQYASKKLKYSNYSIKEVAFLSGFRSISYFHSEFKRKYKVSPKKFQKFYC is encoded by the coding sequence TTGACAAAAAATGTAATTACTAAGTTGGAAGATGAATTGAAACAATTTAAAAGTTTAAATAATCCAGCTCTTTTTAACTTTTTTATGGCAAAAACATCTTCTTATACAGAAGAGGCTGCTGAGGTAAAAAATGTGTTAAATAAAATAGATAAACCTGATAGTTTAGATGAAGTTAATTTAAATTCTTCTATTTACGTAAAAGGATATCAGTCTGAACTTATAGAGAAAGTGGTAAAAATACTTGAACAAAATATCACTGAAGATATTAGTGTAGAGTTTATTGCTGAGGAGTTAAATATGACTCGACATACTTTTTTAAGAAGAATGAAAAAGATAACAAATTATACAGCCATAGGTTTTATTAAGCATTATAGGTTACAGTATGCTTCAAAAAAGTTAAAATATTCTAATTATAGTATAAAAGAAGTAGCTTTTTTATCTGGTTTTAGGAGTATATCCTATTTCCATTCTGAATTTAAAAGGAAGTATAAGGTTTCACCTAAAAAGTTCCAAAAATTCTATTGTTAA
- a CDS encoding thiol-activated cytolysin family protein, translating to MKFKNYVLIGLSLATVFSCQNIEDDVVLNNENLLISDTENLEARSRTRLNCTTKTYDYTGADLTSFMDLSTGQTAMWPGNLIAENSLEQGKPSSIPFPGKARNSIEVGVTGLSGTSVDLFVNVDRPDIGTVSNSINKILNKAFNDAGTFAGKTIFNVTELKSKETVSLALDAGYSGPSVSLSGKLNLDFNNGKNKVAVTVKQEFYEVTVSPLRGLLGKFGWYNSDVVEEKDFTGIVTDFKGNRKDNPALFVKSISYGRFLTLIYESSESVKDISAALEFKYKGVGEANASAQAKYNKTLSNTSVSVHQIGGNPRDTFAATIDAFDGDVKKIIQTLENSAVVSKSNPGYPIGYTVGIASNGKTYSHFYSQLKGTYQDCEPITVDRIRIEPYSVTTSNMNEDHGTSGLELFGNVSVDKFNQRTQSWEHVRKLHWGYIVEDMAIDHFPFTKVRAETSVGGGRSMDFDIEAVPGAKFRITGQTSECSKTCHADDHGDHNTTKVFEFIPNRTRRWYYTDQYVGNSVGQKNSVSFWSSKIGDKGDGSARINVWLYKLN from the coding sequence ATGAAGTTTAAGAATTATGTCTTAATAGGACTTTCTTTAGCAACTGTGTTTTCATGTCAGAATATTGAAGATGATGTTGTTTTAAATAATGAAAATTTATTAATATCTGATACAGAAAATTTAGAAGCTAGAAGTAGAACAAGATTAAATTGCACAACCAAAACATATGATTATACGGGGGCTGATTTAACTTCTTTTATGGATTTAAGTACAGGGCAAACAGCCATGTGGCCAGGTAACTTAATTGCAGAAAATAGTTTAGAACAAGGAAAACCAAGTTCAATTCCTTTTCCAGGGAAAGCTAGAAATTCAATAGAAGTAGGTGTTACTGGATTATCAGGAACAAGTGTTGACTTATTTGTTAATGTTGACAGACCAGACATAGGAACAGTAAGTAATAGTATTAATAAAATATTAAATAAAGCATTTAATGACGCAGGTACATTTGCTGGTAAAACTATTTTCAATGTAACGGAGTTAAAAAGTAAAGAAACTGTTTCTTTAGCATTGGATGCAGGATATTCCGGCCCTAGTGTTTCTTTATCAGGTAAATTAAATTTAGATTTTAATAATGGAAAAAATAAAGTAGCGGTTACCGTGAAGCAAGAGTTTTATGAAGTAACAGTTTCTCCTTTAAGAGGCTTGTTAGGTAAATTTGGCTGGTATAATTCAGATGTTGTTGAAGAAAAAGATTTTACAGGGATAGTTACAGATTTTAAAGGAAATCGTAAGGATAACCCAGCTTTATTTGTAAAGTCGATTTCTTATGGTAGGTTTTTGACCTTGATATATGAATCATCTGAAAGTGTTAAGGATATCTCAGCTGCTTTGGAGTTTAAGTATAAAGGAGTAGGAGAAGCAAATGCAAGTGCACAAGCTAAGTATAACAAAACATTAAGTAATACTAGTGTGTCTGTACATCAAATAGGTGGAAACCCAAGAGATACTTTTGCAGCTACAATAGACGCATTTGATGGAGATGTGAAAAAAATTATTCAAACTTTAGAGAATAGTGCCGTTGTTAGTAAAAGCAATCCAGGATATCCAATAGGTTATACAGTAGGAATAGCATCAAATGGAAAGACATATTCTCATTTTTATAGTCAATTAAAAGGGACTTATCAAGACTGTGAGCCTATAACAGTTGATAGAATTCGAATAGAACCATATAGCGTTACTACAAGTAATATGAATGAAGACCATGGTACATCTGGTTTAGAATTGTTTGGAAATGTTTCAGTAGATAAGTTTAACCAAAGAACTCAAAGTTGGGAGCATGTACGTAAACTACATTGGGGTTACATAGTTGAGGATATGGCCATAGATCATTTTCCTTTTACAAAGGTAAGAGCTGAAACTTCCGTAGGTGGAGGAAGATCCATGGATTTTGATATTGAGGCAGTACCAGGAGCCAAGTTTAGAATAACTGGCCAAACCTCAGAATGCTCAAAAACTTGTCATGCAGATGATCATGGAGATCATAATACAACTAAAGTATTTGAATTTATCCCCAATAGAACACGTAGATGGTACTATACAGATCAGTATGTAGGAAATTCAGTAGGTCAGAAAAATTCAGTAAGTTTTTGGTCTTCAAAAATAGGAGATAAAGGTGATGGAAGCGCAAGAATTAATGTATGGCTATATAAACTAAATTAG
- the era gene encoding GTPase Era has translation MTHKAGFVNIIGNPNVGKSTLMNALVGEKLSIITSKAQTTRHRILGIVNGEDYQIVFSDTPGIIKPAYELQESMMDFVKSAFDDADVLIYMVEIGESELKNEAFFNKIINSKIPVILLLNKIDQSSQDEVEEKINFWKKKVPNSFVYVISALENFNVETVFYKIIELLPDSPPFYPKDQLTDKPERFFVNETIREKILRHYKKEIPYSVEVETESFVEEEGIIKIRSVIMVERDTQKGIIIGHKGSAIKRVGTDARKDLQHFFDKKVFLDLYVKVNKNWRSNEKQLKRFGYKD, from the coding sequence ATGACACATAAAGCAGGATTTGTAAACATCATTGGAAACCCCAATGTTGGAAAATCAACCCTAATGAATGCTCTTGTTGGAGAAAAACTTTCTATAATTACTTCTAAGGCGCAAACTACTAGGCATCGAATTTTAGGTATTGTAAATGGAGAAGACTATCAAATAGTTTTTTCAGATACACCTGGTATTATTAAACCAGCATATGAGTTACAAGAGTCTATGATGGACTTTGTAAAATCAGCCTTTGATGATGCAGATGTTTTAATATATATGGTTGAAATAGGAGAATCAGAATTAAAAAATGAAGCTTTCTTTAATAAGATAATTAATAGTAAAATTCCTGTAATTCTTTTATTAAATAAAATAGACCAATCTTCTCAAGATGAAGTTGAAGAGAAAATTAACTTTTGGAAAAAGAAAGTTCCTAACTCTTTTGTTTATGTTATTTCTGCTTTAGAAAATTTTAATGTAGAAACCGTTTTTTATAAAATAATAGAACTATTACCAGACTCTCCTCCTTTTTATCCTAAAGATCAATTAACAGATAAACCTGAGCGTTTTTTTGTTAATGAAACCATTAGAGAAAAAATACTACGTCATTATAAAAAAGAAATTCCTTATTCTGTTGAAGTAGAAACAGAAAGTTTTGTGGAAGAAGAAGGTATTATAAAAATACGCTCTGTAATTATGGTAGAAAGAGATACTCAAAAAGGTATTATAATAGGTCATAAAGGTAGTGCTATCAAAAGAGTGGGAACAGATGCAAGGAAAGACTTACAACACTTTTTTGATAAAAAAGTGTTCCTTGACTTATATGTAAAAGTCAATAAAAATTGGAGATCTAATGAAAAACAATTAAAAAGATTTGGTTACAAGGACTAA
- a CDS encoding DUF3291 domain-containing protein, with protein sequence MKATITSIELKGLFSFFILSNEALKIIRQLKTTSCKDFKKKGFWTKHYTMTLWNNEDEIKAFSQSGAHLEAMKLSSKIAKEIRTITIDTDKLPSWKEAMKLLEKGKVYNY encoded by the coding sequence ATGAAAGCAACAATAACTTCTATAGAATTGAAAGGTCTTTTTAGTTTTTTTATCCTCTCAAATGAAGCCTTGAAAATAATTAGACAATTAAAAACAACTTCTTGTAAAGATTTTAAAAAGAAAGGGTTTTGGACAAAACATTATACCATGACTTTATGGAATAATGAAGATGAGATAAAAGCATTTTCTCAAAGTGGAGCGCATTTAGAGGCTATGAAGTTAAGTAGTAAGATAGCTAAAGAAATAAGAACCATAACCATTGATACAGACAAACTACCAAGTTGGAAAGAAGCCATGAAACTTTTAGAAAAAGGAAAAGTGTATAATTATTAA
- a CDS encoding nucleotidyltransferase domain-containing protein, which translates to MNTLKTITYFSIFQYPLTLEEIFNYSDIKEKETLAKELTTLKSKGVIYNTEGYYSDSNNKEIIVRREKGNKKAEEIMPKAWKIAKFIAKFPYVKSVCISGSLSKGYFEDESDIDFFIIIEKNRLWVARTLLMSYKKVFLLNSNKFFCINYFMSSGYLEIDEKNRFTATEIATLIPMYGKSTFEKFLEKNKWVYDFFPNFVRDNSHVKNITKNLFSKNLERILNTKLGDFFEQFFMKITIKRWNSKFNHLSKKDFEIAFKSSENVSKSHPRNFQNKVLNLLNEKYKEIEKKHNIKFTPENV; encoded by the coding sequence ATGAATACACTTAAAACAATTACTTATTTTTCTATTTTTCAATACCCTTTGACCTTAGAAGAAATTTTTAATTATTCAGATATTAAAGAAAAAGAAACTTTAGCTAAAGAGTTAACAACACTTAAAAGCAAAGGTGTAATTTATAATACTGAAGGATATTATTCTGATAGTAATAATAAAGAAATTATAGTTAGAAGAGAAAAAGGGAATAAAAAAGCAGAAGAAATAATGCCTAAAGCATGGAAAATAGCCAAGTTTATAGCCAAGTTTCCTTATGTGAAAAGTGTATGTATATCAGGTTCACTATCTAAAGGATATTTTGAAGATGAAAGTGATATTGACTTTTTTATTATTATAGAAAAGAATAGACTCTGGGTGGCAAGAACATTACTAATGTCGTACAAAAAAGTATTTTTACTAAACTCAAATAAGTTCTTTTGTATCAATTATTTTATGAGTTCAGGATATTTAGAAATAGATGAAAAAAATAGGTTTACAGCCACAGAAATAGCCACATTAATACCTATGTACGGAAAAAGTACATTTGAAAAATTTCTAGAAAAAAATAAATGGGTTTATGATTTTTTTCCAAACTTTGTAAGAGATAATAGTCATGTAAAAAATATTACAAAAAACCTTTTTTCAAAAAACCTTGAAAGAATTTTAAATACTAAGCTAGGTGATTTTTTTGAACAATTTTTTATGAAAATAACCATAAAAAGATGGAATAGTAAGTTTAATCATTTATCTAAAAAAGATTTCGAAATAGCTTTTAAATCTTCTGAAAATGTATCAAAAAGTCATCCAAGGAATTTTCAGAATAAAGTTTTAAACTTATTAAATGAAAAGTATAAAGAGATAGAAAAGAAACACAATATAAAATTCACACCTGAAAATGTTTAA
- a CDS encoding thiol-activated cytolysin family protein, with amino-acid sequence MKFKNYALLGLSLVSVFSCQNVDDDIVLDNENLASIETESFQARNNTHCVTKTYDYTGADLTSFMDLSTGQTAMWPGNIITENSLEQGKPSSIPFPGKARNSIEVGVTGLSGTSVDLFVDVDRPDIGRVSNSINKILNNAFNDAGTFAGKTIFNVTELKSKETVSLALDAGYSGPSVSLSGKLNLDFNNGKNKVAVTVKQEFYEVTVSPLRGLLGKFGWYNSDIVDQKDFTGIVTDFKGNRASNPALFVKSISYGRFLTLVYESSESVKDISAALEFKYKGVGTANASAQAKYNKTLSNTSVSVHQIGGNPRDTFAATIDALDGDIKKIIQTLEKSAVVSKSNPGYPIGYNVGIASNGKTYSHSYSQLKGTYQDCEPVIVDKIRVEPYSVTTANLNEDHGTSGLELYGNITVDVFDQQSQRWRNVNSMYWGYGTGTADIRVDHYPFTKVRAESKIGEGRSMDFKIEAVPGAKFRITGKTFECSGDNCSKNRYGDKNTTKVFEYRPGSEHRWYYTDQYTGTVNKKNSVSFSSNQIGDKGFTGNGSARANVWLYLLN; translated from the coding sequence ATGAAGTTTAAGAATTATGCCTTATTAGGGCTCTCTTTAGTATCCGTATTTTCATGTCAGAATGTTGATGACGATATAGTGTTAGACAATGAAAATTTAGCATCGATAGAAACAGAATCGTTTCAAGCAAGAAATAATACACATTGCGTAACCAAAACTTATGATTATACAGGTGCAGACTTAACTTCTTTTATGGATTTAAGTACAGGGCAAACAGCCATGTGGCCAGGTAATATAATTACGGAAAATAGTTTGGAACAAGGAAAACCAAGTTCAATTCCTTTTCCAGGGAAGGCAAGAAACTCTATTGAAGTTGGAGTGACTGGATTATCTGGTACAAGTGTAGATTTATTTGTTGATGTTGACAGACCAGATATAGGAAGAGTAAGTAATAGTATTAATAAAATATTAAACAATGCTTTTAACGATGCAGGTACATTTGCAGGTAAAACTATTTTTAATGTAACGGAGTTAAAAAGTAAAGAAACTGTTTCTTTAGCATTGGATGCGGGGTATTCAGGTCCTAGTGTTTCTTTGTCAGGTAAGTTGAACTTGGATTTTAATAATGGAAAAAATAAAGTAGCTGTAACAGTAAAACAAGAATTTTACGAAGTAACAGTTTCTCCTTTAAGAGGTCTATTAGGAAAATTTGGTTGGTATAATTCAGATATAGTAGATCAAAAAGATTTTACAGGAATTGTAACAGACTTTAAAGGAAATAGAGCAAGTAATCCAGCATTATTTGTGAAATCTATTTCGTATGGAAGGTTTTTAACTTTAGTATACGAATCTTCAGAAAGTGTAAAAGACATTTCAGCTGCTTTAGAGTTTAAGTATAAAGGAGTTGGTACAGCAAATGCTAGTGCGCAAGCTAAGTATAACAAAACATTAAGTAATACTAGTGTGTCTGTACATCAAATAGGAGGGAATCCAAGAGATACTTTTGCCGCTACTATTGATGCATTAGATGGAGATATCAAAAAAATAATACAAACTTTAGAAAAAAGTGCAGTGGTTAGTAAAAGTAATCCAGGATATCCAATTGGATATAATGTAGGAATAGCCTCTAATGGTAAAACATATTCGCACTCATATAGTCAATTAAAAGGAACCTATCAAGATTGTGAGCCAGTAATAGTTGACAAAATTAGAGTTGAGCCTTACAGTGTAACAACTGCTAATTTAAATGAAGATCATGGAACTTCTGGATTAGAACTATATGGAAATATTACAGTTGATGTTTTTGATCAACAATCTCAAAGATGGAGAAATGTAAATAGTATGTATTGGGGATATGGAACTGGTACAGCTGACATTCGTGTAGATCATTATCCGTTTACAAAAGTTAGAGCTGAGTCTAAAATAGGAGAAGGTAGATCAATGGATTTTAAAATAGAAGCTGTACCAGGAGCAAAATTTAGAATTACTGGAAAAACATTTGAATGTTCGGGAGATAATTGCTCAAAAAATAGGTATGGAGATAAAAATACTACAAAAGTATTTGAATATAGACCAGGAAGTGAACATAGGTGGTATTATACAGATCAATACACTGGAACTGTTAATAAGAAAAACTCTGTAAGTTTTTCTTCAAACCAAATTGGAGATAAAGGGTTTACTGGGAATGGTTCAGCTAGAGCCAATGTATGGTTGTACTTGTTAAACTAG
- a CDS encoding matrixin family metalloprotease translates to MRKYKPLFITMATALLVMSCQNEETLEQNQYVTSQYEVSLSNPIVQQLLKKGWEYSQIKQISEDFYLVGDDFLYPTKESTSKVTVLNRQSRSDELMDIKNAKSVNVYVDKSLNVTPFPNEFWEDAIFKAVKEWNKIPNTSLRFKQVFNSKAADVVVLSDRGTLPKDAFAAALAPQSGRAGKHILVNTKYTNTTGKPVSESQRVYNMVHELGHAIGLKHTNWKELREPAAIHIQGTASVDPKSVMNGGTPELEWNGFSEYDMKAVQILYPE, encoded by the coding sequence ATGAGAAAATATAAACCGTTGTTTATAACTATGGCAACAGCGCTTTTGGTAATGTCTTGCCAAAATGAAGAAACCTTAGAACAAAACCAGTATGTAACTTCCCAATATGAAGTTAGCTTGAGTAATCCTATTGTTCAACAACTTTTGAAAAAAGGTTGGGAATATTCACAAATCAAACAAATTTCAGAAGATTTTTATTTAGTAGGCGATGACTTTTTATATCCTACAAAAGAAAGTACTTCAAAAGTAACTGTTTTAAATAGACAATCAAGATCTGACGAATTAATGGATATTAAAAATGCTAAAAGTGTAAACGTTTATGTAGATAAAAGTTTGAATGTAACACCTTTTCCAAATGAATTTTGGGAGGACGCCATTTTTAAAGCAGTTAAAGAGTGGAACAAAATACCTAATACAAGTTTACGTTTTAAACAAGTTTTTAATAGTAAAGCTGCAGATGTTGTTGTGCTTTCAGATAGAGGAACGTTACCAAAAGATGCTTTTGCTGCTGCTTTGGCTCCACAGTCTGGCAGGGCAGGAAAGCATATTTTAGTGAATACTAAGTATACAAATACCACAGGGAAACCAGTAAGTGAATCACAAAGAGTATATAATATGGTTCATGAGCTAGGGCATGCTATTGGTTTAAAACATACAAACTGGAAAGAGTTACGTGAACCAGCTGCAATTCATATTCAAGGAACAGCTTCAGTTGACCCTAAATCAGTAATGAATGGAGGTACTCCAGAATTAGAATGGAACGGTTTTTCAGAATATGATATGAAAGCAGTTCAAATTTTATATCCAGAATAA